One stretch of Priestia megaterium DNA includes these proteins:
- a CDS encoding YkvA family protein: MEEKQEIVPVRTEETAKYYSEEKFWDKLKKFGKKAGANVVYAVLLLYYTLQKPDIPPKAKAVIIGALGYFILPLDLIPDFAAGVGFTDDLGALGLALIQVAMYIDEGVKLKAKEKIKTWFSEEHNFSIIDAKIK; the protein is encoded by the coding sequence ATGGAAGAGAAACAAGAAATTGTACCCGTTCGTACAGAGGAAACAGCCAAATATTATTCGGAAGAAAAATTTTGGGACAAGCTTAAAAAGTTTGGTAAAAAAGCGGGAGCAAACGTTGTTTATGCCGTATTGCTTTTATACTACACGCTGCAAAAACCTGATATTCCGCCAAAAGCAAAAGCAGTCATTATAGGAGCGTTAGGTTATTTTATTCTTCCTCTAGATTTAATTCCGGACTTTGCAGCAGGAGTTGGATTTACAGATGATTTAGGAGCTCTGGGGCTTGCATTGATTCAAGTTGCCATGTACATTGATGAAGGTGTTAAACTGAAAGCAAAAGAAAAAATTAAAACGTGGTTTTCAGAAGAACACAATTTTTCCATTATTGATGCTAAAATAAAGTAA
- a CDS encoding DUF1796 family putative cysteine peptidase, with translation MVTLNELKSKQYDMIYSLGYNCFPGIYMKKYSLRKQAGVIDWCISVSLSRVNQLLKNRCKDLFVYEHLTYISSFGDGSTLRLRDKVYQIDSAHDFPSSINTENNWLSYNEVKEKYERRTERFLTSMETSSCILFIRMGGTYEEAKELEHILKGMVKNDFYILLLTNSEKELLSEANWDLPYTCVLHAPIFSMDVLRHDKVWEELLSGLVIK, from the coding sequence ATGGTTACTTTAAATGAACTAAAAAGCAAGCAGTACGATATGATATACAGTTTAGGCTATAACTGTTTTCCAGGGATATACATGAAAAAATATTCTTTGCGAAAACAAGCCGGCGTGATTGATTGGTGTATTAGCGTTTCTCTTTCTCGTGTCAATCAGCTGTTGAAAAATCGCTGTAAAGACTTATTTGTATATGAACACTTAACCTATATAAGTTCTTTCGGAGATGGTTCCACGCTTAGACTGCGTGATAAGGTGTATCAAATTGATTCTGCTCATGATTTTCCGTCGTCTATTAATACAGAGAATAACTGGCTTTCATATAATGAAGTCAAAGAAAAATATGAGCGGAGAACGGAGCGGTTTTTAACGTCGATGGAGACCAGTTCTTGTATATTGTTTATTCGTATGGGTGGAACGTATGAAGAAGCGAAAGAATTAGAGCATATCTTAAAGGGAATGGTCAAAAACGATTTCTATATACTGCTGCTGACAAACAGTGAAAAAGAACTTTTGTCCGAAGCTAACTGGGACTTGCCTTATACGTGTGTCTTACATGCACCTATTTTTTCAATGGACGTGCTGCGCCATGATAAAGTATGGGAAGAACTCTTAAGCGGGCTTGTTATAAAATAA
- a CDS encoding LLM class flavin-dependent oxidoreductase, with protein MSKALKDIPISVLDLSPVVEGGTVSDSLRNTLDLAQHAEKWGYNRYWLAEHHNMTGIASSATSVVIGHVAAGTSRIRVGSGGIMLPNHSPLVIAEHFGTLESLFPGRIDLGLGRAPGTDQLTAQALRRDRRSDGSDFPEQLAELQEYFKPASESQMRVKAVPGQGLNIPIWLLGSSGFSAQLSAQLGLPFSFASHFSPNNTMTALNMYRRYFKPSDVLEKPYAMLGVNVIAADTDREAERLATSMQQQFLNLIRNTPGKLKAPVDNMDELWTDFEKASLQQQLGSSIVGSPETIKVKLEQFIEETEADELMINAQIYDHKARLRSYEIVSQLFK; from the coding sequence ATGAGTAAAGCATTAAAAGATATTCCGATTTCCGTATTGGATCTTTCTCCTGTAGTTGAAGGAGGAACTGTATCTGACTCACTTAGAAATACATTAGATTTAGCTCAGCATGCTGAAAAATGGGGGTATAACCGCTATTGGCTAGCTGAACATCATAATATGACAGGTATCGCAAGCTCCGCTACATCTGTTGTAATTGGTCATGTAGCTGCAGGCACGTCACGTATTCGCGTAGGCTCTGGAGGTATTATGCTTCCTAACCATTCTCCGCTTGTTATTGCTGAGCATTTTGGAACGCTTGAATCACTATTTCCAGGACGTATTGATTTAGGCTTAGGAAGAGCGCCAGGGACAGATCAGCTGACAGCGCAGGCGCTGCGACGCGACCGCAGAAGCGACGGCAGTGACTTCCCAGAACAGCTAGCTGAACTGCAAGAATACTTTAAACCTGCTTCAGAGAGTCAGATGCGCGTTAAAGCCGTTCCCGGTCAAGGTTTAAATATTCCGATTTGGCTGCTTGGCTCAAGCGGTTTTAGCGCACAGCTGTCTGCACAGCTAGGCTTGCCATTTTCATTTGCAAGTCACTTCTCACCTAATAATACAATGACAGCTCTTAACATGTATCGCCGTTATTTTAAGCCGTCCGACGTGTTAGAGAAACCATATGCAATGTTAGGTGTAAACGTAATCGCTGCTGATACAGATAGAGAAGCTGAACGTTTGGCTACTTCTATGCAGCAGCAGTTCCTAAATTTAATTCGAAACACACCGGGTAAACTAAAAGCTCCTGTGGATAATATGGATGAACTATGGACTGACTTTGAAAAAGCTTCTCTTCAACAGCAGCTGGGCTCTTCTATTGTCGGAAGCCCTGAGACGATTAAAGTCAAGCTTGAACAGTTTATTGAAGAAACAGAAGCAGATGAATTGATGATTAACGCTCAAATTTACGATCACAAAGCTCGCCTTCGTTCGTACGAAATTGTTTCTCAGCTGTTCAAATAA
- a CDS encoding (Fe-S)-binding protein: MTTTKDIQQAFKERLDYDELMNCMRCGFCLPSCPTYGQTNQYEAASPRGRIALMKGVVDGLIEPDESVEKQLNLCLGCRACEPVCPSGVKYGHLLEEARDIIQQKKRHKWPVKALRHMVFEQLFPHKERLKNVHSLLAFYQRSGLQKAVQKTNILNVLPGNLAQMEKTLPPVLTKKEMKKRPFLFEAEGTRERTVAFFTGCLMDTMFMETNNATIALLQKAGCKVVIPEVQTCCGALHAHGGEKDQAKKLAKQNIMAFESIQADDIVLNAGGCGALLVEYDHLLKEEPEWKERAAAFSAKVKDFSEILLQQQFVEKQKLSLPSQIITYQDSCHLRNVMKTSSAPRKLIQAINGTVFNEMENADHCCGSAGIYNLTEQEMSMQILDYKMEKVKETHAHTIVTANPGCLIQMKLGVVREGVEESVRAVHLADLLLEAAESK; encoded by the coding sequence ATGACGACAACAAAAGACATTCAGCAAGCGTTCAAAGAACGGTTAGATTATGATGAGCTAATGAATTGTATGAGATGCGGTTTTTGTTTGCCAAGCTGTCCGACGTATGGCCAAACGAATCAATATGAAGCAGCGTCACCGCGCGGGAGAATTGCTTTGATGAAAGGAGTGGTAGATGGACTTATTGAACCTGATGAATCCGTTGAAAAGCAATTGAACCTTTGCCTTGGCTGCCGAGCGTGTGAACCTGTTTGTCCTTCGGGTGTGAAGTACGGACACTTATTAGAAGAAGCGCGTGATATTATTCAGCAGAAGAAAAGACATAAATGGCCGGTAAAAGCGCTCAGGCATATGGTGTTTGAACAGCTTTTTCCGCATAAAGAACGATTAAAAAATGTACATTCTCTGCTTGCTTTCTATCAAAGAAGCGGCTTGCAAAAAGCTGTTCAAAAAACAAACATACTAAACGTCCTTCCTGGTAATCTAGCGCAAATGGAAAAAACGCTTCCGCCTGTGCTAACAAAAAAAGAAATGAAGAAACGTCCTTTTTTATTTGAAGCAGAAGGAACAAGAGAGCGTACGGTTGCTTTTTTTACAGGGTGTTTAATGGATACGATGTTTATGGAAACAAACAACGCGACGATTGCACTTTTACAAAAAGCGGGGTGTAAGGTCGTCATACCAGAGGTGCAGACATGCTGTGGCGCGCTGCATGCGCACGGAGGAGAAAAAGATCAGGCAAAGAAGTTAGCTAAGCAAAATATTATGGCGTTTGAATCCATTCAAGCGGATGATATTGTTCTTAATGCAGGAGGCTGCGGTGCGCTGTTAGTAGAATACGATCATTTATTAAAAGAGGAACCGGAATGGAAAGAAAGAGCAGCGGCTTTTTCTGCCAAAGTCAAAGATTTTTCAGAGATTCTGTTGCAGCAGCAGTTTGTGGAAAAACAAAAGTTATCGCTGCCAAGTCAAATTATTACGTATCAAGACTCGTGTCATTTAAGAAACGTGATGAAAACGTCCAGCGCACCGAGAAAATTAATCCAAGCGATTAACGGAACGGTGTTTAATGAAATGGAAAATGCGGATCATTGCTGCGGCTCAGCCGGTATTTATAACTTAACGGAACAAGAGATGTCTATGCAAATTTTGGATTACAAAATGGAAAAAGTGAAAGAAACGCATGCACATACGATTGTAACAGCAAACCCGGGCTGTCTCATTCAAATGAAGCTAGGGGTAGTCAGAGAAGGAGTAGAAGAAAGTGTAAGGGCCGTTCATCTTGCAGATTTACTTCTTGAAGCAGCAGAAAGCAAATAA
- the glcD gene encoding glycolate oxidase subunit GlcD yields MLNERTKAKLVEVVGSANFQDSSEARLVYSYDATPNFQSLPDAVIMPENKEQVKRILTICNEDHVPIVPRGSGTNLSAGTCPTQGGIVLTFNRMNKILEIDEENLTATVQPGVITLDLINAVEAKGLFYPPDPSSMKISTIGGNISECSGGLRGLKYGVTKDYVLGLEVVLANGDCIKTGGKLAKDVAGYDLTNLFVGSEGTLGVVTEAILKLIPIPETKQTLLALFEDMDAAAKTVSAIIAHKIIPATLEFLDQPTCEVVEDFAQVGLPTDVNAVLLIEQDGPPEVVSRDIEMISRICSEGNAVSVKVAASQAEAEALSTARRSALSALARMKPTTILEDATVPRSKISEMVKAINEIAVTYNVKICTFGHAGDGNLHPTCLTDARDKEELHRVEQAFEAIFHKAFELGGTITGEHGVGEMKAPYLALKMGGEGVAAMKAIKYALDPQGIMNPGKIFAKDTRKRVVVRS; encoded by the coding sequence ATGCTTAATGAACGAACAAAAGCAAAGCTCGTTGAAGTTGTAGGATCAGCCAATTTTCAAGATAGCAGTGAAGCAAGACTCGTGTACTCTTATGACGCGACACCTAACTTTCAGTCGCTTCCTGATGCGGTTATTATGCCTGAAAACAAAGAACAAGTGAAAAGAATTTTAACAATATGCAACGAAGATCATGTTCCTATTGTTCCAAGAGGTTCAGGTACAAATTTAAGCGCAGGAACGTGTCCAACGCAAGGCGGAATTGTTCTTACATTTAATCGAATGAATAAAATTTTGGAAATTGATGAAGAAAATTTAACCGCTACCGTGCAGCCAGGTGTTATAACCTTAGATTTAATTAACGCTGTAGAGGCAAAAGGTTTATTTTACCCTCCTGATCCAAGCTCTATGAAAATATCAACTATCGGAGGAAACATCAGTGAATGCTCAGGAGGATTACGAGGCTTAAAATACGGCGTAACAAAAGATTACGTTCTTGGTCTTGAAGTAGTTCTTGCAAACGGCGACTGCATTAAGACGGGAGGCAAGCTGGCTAAAGACGTAGCTGGATACGATTTAACGAACTTGTTTGTCGGTTCTGAAGGAACGCTTGGCGTTGTGACAGAAGCAATTTTAAAGCTCATTCCAATACCTGAAACAAAACAAACCCTGCTCGCACTGTTTGAAGACATGGATGCAGCTGCTAAGACCGTTTCAGCTATTATTGCACATAAAATTATCCCAGCTACGCTTGAATTTTTAGATCAGCCGACGTGCGAGGTAGTAGAAGATTTTGCACAAGTTGGTCTCCCAACAGATGTAAACGCTGTCTTGTTGATTGAACAAGACGGACCGCCAGAAGTAGTGAGTCGGGATATTGAAATGATTTCACGCATCTGCAGCGAAGGGAATGCTGTATCGGTAAAAGTAGCGGCTTCGCAAGCAGAAGCAGAAGCTTTAAGTACAGCAAGAAGATCAGCCCTTTCTGCTTTAGCACGGATGAAGCCAACGACGATTTTAGAAGACGCAACCGTCCCGCGGTCTAAAATTAGTGAAATGGTCAAAGCGATTAATGAAATTGCTGTAACATATAACGTTAAGATCTGTACGTTTGGTCATGCGGGAGACGGAAATCTGCATCCGACTTGTTTAACAGATGCGCGTGACAAAGAAGAGCTTCACCGCGTCGAACAAGCTTTTGAAGCAATTTTTCATAAAGCCTTTGAGCTTGGAGGAACGATTACAGGTGAACACGGAGTGGGAGAAATGAAAGCACCGTATTTGGCATTGAAGATGGGCGGAGAAGGAGTAGCTGCGATGAAAGCAATTAAGTATGCTTTGGACCCGCAAGGAATTATGAATCCAGGGAAAATTTTTGCTAAAGACACGAGAAAAAGAGTGGTGGTTCGTTCATGA
- a CDS encoding CdaR family transcriptional regulator, with product MQLVSELSKKIIKEVQLVMKEHVIVTDTRGIIIASTEEKRVGFFHEGAWNVMQKKQKLYIFKKEAADLKGVKPGINLPISYQGDIIGVIGITGTPEAVEPFADIIRRLTELIIREAYYIETKEWENKGVEAFFREWIYSQQVDAEFIERGHILGVQVDSAYGCTLFQIDSSLSKNKQQQVQEMIRYWFESHKGEGDYIANWGYDRLLLLKEAVGEKARQGFKKELKKCQQYIQANNQVTITIGVGKPAEQFNLHASYEEAKKALKVASKRQTVVFYEELLMDMILEDVSEPVKKEFLSRVLSSIQKEKELLETLKCYLANDQSLKKTAFDLHIHINTLHYRLKQMKELTDIDPKSVKGLTLFYLALSLLE from the coding sequence GTGCAGCTAGTGTCTGAACTATCGAAGAAAATTATAAAAGAAGTGCAGCTGGTGATGAAAGAACATGTGATTGTAACGGATACACGCGGAATTATTATTGCGTCTACAGAAGAAAAGCGGGTTGGTTTTTTTCATGAAGGCGCGTGGAACGTGATGCAAAAAAAGCAAAAACTATATATCTTCAAAAAAGAAGCAGCAGATTTAAAAGGAGTTAAGCCTGGCATTAACTTGCCCATCAGTTATCAAGGAGACATTATTGGCGTTATTGGCATCACAGGTACTCCAGAAGCTGTTGAGCCTTTTGCAGACATTATTCGAAGATTAACAGAGTTAATTATTCGCGAAGCATACTACATAGAAACGAAGGAATGGGAAAATAAAGGAGTGGAAGCTTTTTTTCGTGAATGGATTTATAGCCAGCAAGTAGATGCAGAATTTATTGAACGAGGCCATATTTTAGGAGTACAAGTAGACAGTGCTTATGGCTGCACGCTGTTTCAAATTGACTCATCTCTTTCGAAAAATAAGCAGCAGCAGGTACAAGAAATGATTCGCTACTGGTTTGAAAGTCATAAAGGTGAAGGAGATTATATCGCAAATTGGGGATACGATCGCTTGCTTTTACTTAAAGAGGCTGTAGGTGAAAAGGCAAGGCAAGGATTTAAAAAGGAATTAAAAAAATGTCAGCAGTATATTCAAGCAAATAATCAAGTTACGATAACCATTGGCGTAGGAAAGCCAGCGGAGCAATTCAATTTGCATGCTTCATATGAAGAAGCGAAAAAAGCGCTTAAAGTGGCTTCAAAACGTCAAACCGTTGTTTTTTATGAGGAGCTGCTGATGGACATGATTTTAGAAGACGTTTCTGAACCTGTAAAAAAGGAATTCTTGAGTCGAGTGCTTTCTTCCATTCAAAAAGAAAAAGAGCTTCTCGAAACGCTGAAATGCTATTTAGCCAACGATCAATCGTTAAAAAAAACGGCGTTTGATTTACATATTCATATCAATACGCTTCATTACCGCCTGAAGCAAATGAAAGAACTAACAGACATTGATCCAAAAAGCGTAAAGGGTCTCACGCTTTTTTACCTTGCGCTGTCTCTATTAGAGTAA
- a CDS encoding DJ-1/PfpI family protein, which translates to MSKRVLILTGDAVEALEVFYPYYRCLEEDIQCTIASPVKKKLQTVVHDFLPEMETFTEKTGYKIDSHASVDEVDPADYDGLIIPGGRAPEYIRMNTKVQEIAAHFLKENKPLGVICHGQLVLTTVREYLQDREVTAYPACRPEVEAAGAVFVEQTLHVDRNLVTGQAWPDLPKFMKEFFKVLKKAEKVNA; encoded by the coding sequence ATGAGTAAACGTGTCTTAATTTTAACAGGAGATGCCGTGGAGGCTTTAGAAGTTTTTTATCCGTATTATCGCTGTTTAGAAGAAGATATTCAGTGTACCATTGCTTCTCCCGTGAAAAAGAAGCTCCAAACGGTTGTCCATGATTTCCTTCCAGAAATGGAAACATTCACAGAGAAAACGGGATATAAAATTGATTCTCACGCTTCTGTCGATGAAGTTGATCCCGCTGATTATGATGGACTTATTATTCCTGGAGGACGGGCGCCTGAATACATTCGAATGAACACAAAAGTTCAGGAAATTGCCGCGCATTTTTTAAAAGAAAATAAACCTTTAGGCGTTATTTGTCATGGTCAGCTCGTGTTAACGACGGTTAGAGAGTATCTACAGGACAGAGAAGTGACAGCGTATCCTGCTTGCCGACCAGAAGTAGAAGCGGCGGGTGCTGTATTTGTTGAACAGACGCTTCACGTAGACAGAAACTTAGTAACCGGACAAGCTTGGCCGGATTTACCTAAATTTATGAAAGAATTTTTTAAAGTGCTAAAAAAAGCTGAAAAAGTGAACGCATAA
- a CDS encoding IDEAL domain-containing protein: MKLFEGNLKVGDWVKGKSRDGELIYGYIKTINPSKKAALINVVKSDDEKMVGTTIGMMDEKIEKLPLQKTAHEEQILSLIDLALLTKDKAWFIELTAELKRLQDKKQG, encoded by the coding sequence GTGAAGCTATTTGAAGGAAATTTAAAAGTAGGCGACTGGGTCAAAGGAAAGTCTCGCGACGGTGAACTTATATATGGATATATTAAAACGATTAATCCGTCTAAAAAAGCAGCACTAATCAACGTTGTGAAAAGTGATGATGAAAAAATGGTCGGCACAACCATTGGCATGATGGACGAAAAAATAGAGAAGCTTCCCCTTCAAAAAACGGCGCACGAAGAGCAAATTCTTTCATTAATTGATCTCGCGCTGCTAACGAAAGACAAAGCTTGGTTTATTGAATTAACAGCTGAATTAAAAAGATTACAAGATAAAAAGCAAGGCTGA
- a CDS encoding GntP family permease, whose product MDLLIILLSLGLLMLVAYRGFSVILFAPLCALLAVILTEPSYALPFFSNVFMEKMVGFIKNYFPVFLLGAVFGKMVEMSGVAESIAKTIVKVVGAKRAILAIVLMGAILTYSGVSLFVVAFAVYPFAANLFREANIPKRLVPGTIALGAISFTMDALPGTPQIQNVIPTTFFKTDIYAAPTLGIIGSVIVFSLGLWYLESRSKKARKAGEGYYGFNNELAAAAELEKESVPSTEPNYEPSVARQILAFVPLVLVGVANKFFTVSIPKWYPDGFDFAKIGLEAFGKVDLTAVVGIWSVELALVIGIIATIAYDWKRVTTGFQAGLNASIGGALLAAMNTGAEYGFGGVISSLPGFATVRDGISHTFTNPLVNGAVTTNILAGITGSASGGMGIALSAMGDKYVEAINQYNIPPEVMHRVVAMASGGMDTLPHNGAVITLLAITGLTHKQSYRDIFAITVIKTLACFLIIGIYSLTGLV is encoded by the coding sequence ATGGATTTGCTGATTATTTTGCTGTCTCTGGGGCTTTTGATGCTGGTTGCTTACCGCGGATTTTCAGTTATTTTGTTTGCTCCACTTTGTGCGCTGCTAGCTGTTATTTTAACGGAACCAAGCTATGCACTCCCATTTTTCTCAAACGTTTTTATGGAGAAAATGGTTGGGTTTATTAAAAACTACTTCCCTGTCTTTCTATTAGGAGCAGTCTTCGGAAAGATGGTTGAAATGTCTGGAGTGGCTGAGTCGATTGCGAAAACAATTGTCAAAGTAGTAGGGGCTAAACGCGCCATCTTGGCTATTGTTTTAATGGGGGCAATCTTAACCTACAGCGGAGTAAGTTTATTCGTTGTTGCGTTTGCAGTTTATCCGTTTGCGGCTAACTTATTCCGCGAAGCGAATATTCCAAAACGATTAGTACCGGGAACGATTGCATTAGGAGCTATTTCGTTTACCATGGATGCACTTCCGGGTACACCGCAAATTCAAAACGTTATTCCAACGACTTTTTTTAAAACAGACATCTATGCTGCTCCGACACTGGGGATTATCGGATCGGTTATTGTCTTTAGCTTAGGTCTTTGGTATTTAGAAAGCCGAAGCAAAAAAGCAAGAAAAGCTGGAGAAGGCTACTACGGATTTAATAACGAACTAGCGGCTGCTGCAGAGCTAGAAAAAGAGTCTGTGCCTTCTACAGAACCTAACTATGAACCTAGCGTAGCAAGACAGATTCTTGCATTTGTTCCGCTCGTGCTTGTAGGGGTTGCAAACAAATTTTTTACTGTTTCTATTCCAAAATGGTATCCAGACGGTTTTGATTTTGCCAAAATTGGCCTTGAAGCGTTCGGAAAAGTAGATTTAACCGCAGTTGTCGGTATTTGGTCAGTGGAGTTGGCACTTGTTATTGGAATTATTGCAACGATTGCGTATGACTGGAAGAGAGTGACCACCGGTTTCCAAGCGGGTCTTAACGCAAGTATTGGCGGAGCGCTTCTCGCTGCGATGAACACGGGAGCTGAGTACGGCTTTGGTGGCGTTATTTCATCTCTTCCTGGCTTTGCAACCGTTCGTGACGGTATTTCACATACGTTTACAAATCCGCTTGTCAATGGAGCCGTTACGACAAATATTTTAGCCGGTATTACAGGCTCTGCTTCTGGAGGTATGGGAATTGCGCTTAGTGCGATGGGAGATAAGTATGTAGAAGCTATTAATCAATACAACATTCCTCCTGAAGTTATGCACAGAGTTGTAGCGATGGCATCAGGCGGTATGGATACGCTTCCTCATAACGGAGCCGTTATTACCCTGCTTGCTATTACCGGGTTAACCCACAAGCAGTCTTACCGAGATATTTTTGCCATCACTGTTATAAAAACGCTTGCATGTTTCTTAATCATTGGAATCTACAGCTTAACTGGACTCGTATAA
- a CDS encoding iron-containing alcohol dehydrogenase, whose protein sequence is MGIYELLVPRTVLYGGGSFSKIGEQAALLGTKALLISDGVMVKAGNVEACRRYLAEAGMDCAVYTGVNSEPTDIHLDEALVICKTEQCDVVIALGGGSCIDTGKAVAIMMTNEGHLRTYFQSQQDFQDSPLPLVAVPTTAGTGSEVTKATVITDTAYDVKMMLARPQLLPDTAIVDPLLTLSCPKHVTAATGIDALSHAVEAYLSKKAHPFTDSLALQAIELIMKNIRLVYRNGENVQARNEMAYASMLAGMAFSNSSVALVHGMSRPIGALFHVPHGISNAMLLPAVLDYTKEASIDRLGEIGQALFPNVSYTKKEGADVLIEAIKQLCIDLEVPNLQSWGIDRQLFYAAVEKMAADAIQSGSPANHPVVPTAEEIIQLYYTCYEYEFESAIYKK, encoded by the coding sequence GTGGGAATTTATGAACTACTTGTACCACGCACGGTTTTATATGGAGGAGGATCATTTTCTAAAATTGGAGAACAGGCTGCACTGCTTGGGACAAAGGCATTGCTTATAAGTGATGGCGTTATGGTGAAAGCAGGCAATGTAGAAGCTTGCCGTCGTTACTTAGCAGAGGCTGGCATGGACTGTGCCGTGTATACAGGCGTGAATTCAGAGCCGACGGATATTCATCTAGATGAAGCGCTTGTTATATGTAAAACGGAGCAGTGCGATGTGGTTATTGCCTTAGGGGGAGGCAGCTGTATCGATACTGGAAAAGCGGTTGCCATTATGATGACAAATGAAGGGCATCTACGAACGTATTTTCAAAGTCAACAAGATTTTCAAGATAGCCCTCTTCCTTTGGTTGCCGTGCCTACGACTGCTGGAACAGGCTCAGAAGTGACTAAAGCGACGGTTATTACAGACACGGCGTACGATGTAAAAATGATGCTCGCAAGGCCTCAATTATTGCCTGATACAGCCATTGTTGATCCGTTATTAACTCTATCATGTCCAAAACACGTGACGGCAGCTACAGGAATTGATGCACTCAGTCATGCAGTGGAAGCGTATTTGTCTAAAAAAGCACATCCGTTTACAGATTCACTTGCGCTTCAAGCAATTGAGTTAATCATGAAAAATATCCGTCTTGTGTACAGAAATGGAGAAAATGTTCAAGCAAGAAACGAAATGGCCTATGCTTCTATGCTGGCGGGAATGGCGTTTTCAAATTCATCCGTTGCTCTAGTGCACGGTATGTCACGACCTATTGGCGCGTTATTCCATGTGCCGCACGGTATTTCTAATGCGATGCTCCTGCCTGCGGTTTTGGACTATACAAAAGAGGCTTCAATCGATCGTTTAGGTGAAATAGGGCAAGCTCTTTTCCCGAACGTATCATATACAAAAAAAGAAGGAGCAGATGTGTTAATTGAAGCCATCAAGCAGCTTTGTATCGACTTAGAGGTTCCTAATCTTCAATCGTGGGGCATTGATCGTCAGCTATTTTACGCGGCGGTTGAGAAAATGGCAGCGGATGCGATTCAAAGCGGAAGTCCTGCTAACCATCCGGTTGTACCGACGGCAGAAGAAATTATCCAGCTGTATTACACGTGCTATGAATATGAGTTTGAGTCTGCAATTTATAAAAAATAA
- a CDS encoding ABC transporter permease, with protein MKNIIWLVTNMLRNMLLRNKRTLVLVIGLPIAGVLMSVLIYGNAGGTSVNIGVVNHDSTDITKDTVQFLKGLHKTNVKMLTDKEVDHEIMSKKVDAVITFEKGFSDSVKANKPDHITITSIKGAEVTSFIKSYLYQYIDNISALNQAAEGDDAAFKQMYENYQKAPFHVSTHALEDKGTDQNIVKQTIGYLIMFMLFSAVNLSALITKEKEQRTYFRLLASPVSARQYVISNVITNMILLTLQVMITLVCITTLFHVDMNIPVWQLFFILVLFGLVAIGLSLVIIAFTESSKAANGLQTLIITPTCLLSGCFFPPEFMPDVMQKIADFLPQTWVLSTLKSVQQGAALSSLWLNISILLAFALVFFLLSIYKLNRNNTVQKFI; from the coding sequence ATGAAAAATATCATTTGGCTTGTAACAAATATGCTAAGAAATATGCTGCTTAGAAACAAAAGGACGCTTGTGCTTGTTATTGGTTTGCCTATTGCAGGGGTTTTAATGTCCGTTCTTATTTATGGAAATGCAGGAGGGACTTCGGTGAATATCGGAGTTGTCAATCACGACTCAACGGATATTACAAAAGATACCGTTCAGTTTTTAAAAGGGCTGCATAAAACAAATGTTAAAATGCTCACTGACAAAGAAGTGGATCATGAGATTATGTCAAAGAAAGTTGATGCTGTTATTACCTTTGAAAAAGGGTTTTCTGACAGCGTCAAAGCGAACAAACCAGATCATATTACAATCACTTCAATAAAAGGAGCAGAAGTAACGAGCTTTATTAAGTCTTATTTGTATCAATATATTGATAATATTTCTGCGCTGAATCAAGCTGCTGAAGGCGACGATGCTGCGTTTAAACAAATGTATGAGAATTATCAAAAAGCGCCATTCCACGTCTCTACGCATGCCCTTGAAGACAAAGGAACCGATCAAAACATTGTCAAGCAGACAATTGGGTATTTAATTATGTTTATGCTTTTTTCTGCGGTGAATCTATCGGCTCTTATCACAAAAGAAAAAGAGCAGCGCACGTATTTTAGACTATTAGCTTCGCCAGTTAGCGCAAGGCAATACGTGATATCCAATGTTATTACAAACATGATTTTATTAACTCTGCAAGTAATGATTACACTTGTTTGTATTACGACTCTTTTTCACGTAGATATGAACATTCCCGTGTGGCAGCTGTTTTTCATTTTAGTTCTGTTTGGTCTAGTAGCCATCGGCTTGTCTCTTGTAATTATTGCTTTTACAGAAAGCTCAAAAGCAGCGAACGGTCTTCAAACGCTTATTATTACGCCAACTTGTTTGCTCTCAGGGTGCTTTTTCCCGCCTGAATTTATGCCGGATGTGATGCAGAAAATAGCCGATTTTCTTCCTCAAACGTGGGTATTAAGCACGTTAAAAAGTGTTCAACAAGGAGCTGCTTTAAGCAGCCTATGGTTAAATATCAGCATTTTACTAGCTTTTGCACTCGTTTTTTTCCTGCTGTCTATTTATAAATTAAATCGAAATAATACTGTTCAAAAGTTTATTTAA